A stretch of the Musa acuminata AAA Group cultivar baxijiao chromosome BXJ2-7, Cavendish_Baxijiao_AAA, whole genome shotgun sequence genome encodes the following:
- the LOC103990702 gene encoding la-related protein 1C isoform X3 has product MLFASPSSAGGGVGSPAAHVLRDDRDDAPNSPPTAPTRPLDRPSPTVKSAAPPSDAAAASASHRPAESSDHGGDGNAAAGARGKKAVWTVAPSGANETGLVMGADSLAAVSESALRPSAKTSDSDSLESLPDGSSATAPSDGCGTSSSPSANDVRGANGQTPILPGMPPIGGRGQEFSPVEIANRHNRNPGQQRRVEFMPRPQRGGYRRGGSYNDRRRGINSGGPSREGNGSRRDHERGGYDRNGPRGFSRRDPHMWMPLPPQQAQIQPPPPPPMCYYIPMPPHRPPFMRPMVSYPEVPYYVYYLPVPPPHPQTPINMPFVPPQPVPVDYQATIPFPSPVDHQQLMRQIEFYFSDDNLNTDIFLRNNMDSQGGVPISLVAGFNMVKTLTNNEPNSIPHILTALQGSRKVEVQGDKIRRRDGWVPPNRNQYDLASGPRSPATPDASGSSNNQMQDGV; this is encoded by the exons ATGTTGTTCGCGTCACCTTCCTCCGCCGGCGGCGGCGTGGGCTCGCCCGCGGCCCACGTCCTCCGCGACGACCGGGACGACGCTCCAAACTCTCCTCCGACGGCGCCGACCCGTCCCCTCGATCGCCCCTCGCCTACCGTGAAGAGTGCGGCCCCGCCCTCAGATGCCGCCGCCGCATCCGCCTCCCACCGGCCGGCGGAGAGCAGCGACCACGGTGGCGACGGCAATGCGGCCGCCGGGGCTCGCGGGAAAAAGGCGGTTTGGACCGTGGCGCCCAGCGGCGCGAACGAGACGGGCCTGGTAATGGGGGCGGATTCCTTGGCCGCGGTGTCTGAGTCCGCGCTCAGGCCGTCCGCCAAGACTTCCGATTCGGACTCGTTGGAGTCTCTCCCGGATGGATCGTCGGCTACTGCCCCCTCG GATGGTTGCGGCACTAGCAGCAGTCCATCAGCCAATGATGTTCGTGGAGCAAATGGACAAACTCCTATTTTGCCAGGGATGCCTCCAATTGGTGGCAGAGGCCAGGAATTCTCTCCGGTGGAGATTGCCAACAGGCACAACAGGAATCCGGGTCAGCAAAGGAGAGTCGAGTTCATGCCAAGGCCGCAACGTGGTGGCTATCGCCGCGGAGGCAGCTATAATGACAGGCGAAGGGGAATCAATAGTGGCGGCCCCAGCCGCGAAGGCAATGGAAGTCGGCGGGATCATGAGCGAGGAGGCTATGATCGGAACGGCCCTCGAGGGTTTAGTAGGAGAGATCCACACATGTGGATGCCTTTGCCTCCGCAGCAGGCACAGATTCAACCACCTCCGCCGCCTCCAATGTGTTATTATATTCCCATGCCACCACATAGGCCTCCTTTCATGAGGCCCATGGTCTCCTACCCTG AAGTtccttattatgtttattatctcCCGGTGCCACCTCCGCATCCTCAGACACCCATAAACATGCCTTTTGTTCCTCCTCAACCAGTGCCTGTTGATTACCAAGCAACgattccttttccttctcccgTTGATCATCAACAGTTGATGAGGCAGATAGAATTCTACTTTAG TGATGACAATCTCAATACTGACATTTTTCTGCGAAATAATATGGATTCTCAAGGTGGGGTTCCAATCTCCTTGGTTGCTGGCTTCAATATG GTCAAGACGTTGACAAATAATGAACCAAACAGCATACCACATATATTGACTGCTTTGCAAGGTTCAAGGAAAGTGGAAGTACAG GGTGACAAGATAAGGAGACGTGATGGTTGGGTGCCCCCTAACCGAAATCAATATGATCTCGCTTCTGGTCCCCGATCTCCTGCAACACCAGATG CTTCTGGAAGTTCCAACAACCAGATGCAGGATGGAGTCTGA
- the LOC103990702 gene encoding la-related protein 1C isoform X1: MLFASPSSAGGGVGSPAAHVLRDDRDDAPNSPPTAPTRPLDRPSPTVKSAAPPSDAAAASASHRPAESSDHGGDGNAAAGARGKKAVWTVAPSGANETGLVMGADSLAAVSESALRPSAKTSDSDSLESLPDGSSATAPSDGCGTSSSPSANDVRGANGQTPILPGMPPIGGRGQEFSPVEIANRHNRNPGQQRRVEFMPRPQRGGYRRGGSYNDRRRGINSGGPSREGNGSRRDHERGGYDRNGPRGFSRRDPHMWMPLPPQQAQIQPPPPPPMCYYIPMPPHRPPFMRPMVSYPEVPYYVYYLPVPPPHPQTPINMPFVPPQPVPVDYQATIPFPSPVDHQQLMRQIEFYFSDDNLNTDIFLRNNMDSQGGVPISLVAGFNMVKTLTNNEPNSIPHILTALQGSRKVEVQGDKIRRRDGWVPPNRNQYDLASGPRSPATPDGDSVIALLHTFGLEGSSSQRSTTPTDNVCLGNKSASGSSNNQMQDGV; this comes from the exons ATGTTGTTCGCGTCACCTTCCTCCGCCGGCGGCGGCGTGGGCTCGCCCGCGGCCCACGTCCTCCGCGACGACCGGGACGACGCTCCAAACTCTCCTCCGACGGCGCCGACCCGTCCCCTCGATCGCCCCTCGCCTACCGTGAAGAGTGCGGCCCCGCCCTCAGATGCCGCCGCCGCATCCGCCTCCCACCGGCCGGCGGAGAGCAGCGACCACGGTGGCGACGGCAATGCGGCCGCCGGGGCTCGCGGGAAAAAGGCGGTTTGGACCGTGGCGCCCAGCGGCGCGAACGAGACGGGCCTGGTAATGGGGGCGGATTCCTTGGCCGCGGTGTCTGAGTCCGCGCTCAGGCCGTCCGCCAAGACTTCCGATTCGGACTCGTTGGAGTCTCTCCCGGATGGATCGTCGGCTACTGCCCCCTCG GATGGTTGCGGCACTAGCAGCAGTCCATCAGCCAATGATGTTCGTGGAGCAAATGGACAAACTCCTATTTTGCCAGGGATGCCTCCAATTGGTGGCAGAGGCCAGGAATTCTCTCCGGTGGAGATTGCCAACAGGCACAACAGGAATCCGGGTCAGCAAAGGAGAGTCGAGTTCATGCCAAGGCCGCAACGTGGTGGCTATCGCCGCGGAGGCAGCTATAATGACAGGCGAAGGGGAATCAATAGTGGCGGCCCCAGCCGCGAAGGCAATGGAAGTCGGCGGGATCATGAGCGAGGAGGCTATGATCGGAACGGCCCTCGAGGGTTTAGTAGGAGAGATCCACACATGTGGATGCCTTTGCCTCCGCAGCAGGCACAGATTCAACCACCTCCGCCGCCTCCAATGTGTTATTATATTCCCATGCCACCACATAGGCCTCCTTTCATGAGGCCCATGGTCTCCTACCCTG AAGTtccttattatgtttattatctcCCGGTGCCACCTCCGCATCCTCAGACACCCATAAACATGCCTTTTGTTCCTCCTCAACCAGTGCCTGTTGATTACCAAGCAACgattccttttccttctcccgTTGATCATCAACAGTTGATGAGGCAGATAGAATTCTACTTTAG TGATGACAATCTCAATACTGACATTTTTCTGCGAAATAATATGGATTCTCAAGGTGGGGTTCCAATCTCCTTGGTTGCTGGCTTCAATATG GTCAAGACGTTGACAAATAATGAACCAAACAGCATACCACATATATTGACTGCTTTGCAAGGTTCAAGGAAAGTGGAAGTACAG GGTGACAAGATAAGGAGACGTGATGGTTGGGTGCCCCCTAACCGAAATCAATATGATCTCGCTTCTGGTCCCCGATCTCCTGCAACACCAGATGGTGATTCAGTCATTGCTCTCTTGCATACTTTTGGACTAGAGGGTTCTTCTAGCCAACGCAGTACGACTCCGACTGACAATGTGTGTCTTGGTAATAAATCAGCTTCTGGAAGTTCCAACAACCAGATGCAGGATGGAGTCTGA
- the LOC103990702 gene encoding la-related protein 1C isoform X2: MLFASPSSAGGGVGSPAAHVLRDDRDDAPNSPPTAPTRPLDRPSPTVKSAAPPSDAAAASASHRPAESSDHGGDGNAAAGARGKKAVWTVAPSGANETGLVMGADSLAAVSESALRPSAKTSDSDSLESLPDGSSATAPSDGCGTSSSPSANDVRGANGQTPILPGMPPIGGRGQEFSPVEIANRHNRNPGQQRRVEFMPRPQRGGYRRGGSYNDRRRGINSGGPSREGNGSRRDHERGGYDRNGPRGFSRRDPHMWMPLPPQQAQIQPPPPPPMCYYIPMPPHRPPFMRPMVSYPVPYYVYYLPVPPPHPQTPINMPFVPPQPVPVDYQATIPFPSPVDHQQLMRQIEFYFSDDNLNTDIFLRNNMDSQGGVPISLVAGFNMVKTLTNNEPNSIPHILTALQGSRKVEVQGDKIRRRDGWVPPNRNQYDLASGPRSPATPDGDSVIALLHTFGLEGSSSQRSTTPTDNVCLGNKSASGSSNNQMQDGV; the protein is encoded by the exons ATGTTGTTCGCGTCACCTTCCTCCGCCGGCGGCGGCGTGGGCTCGCCCGCGGCCCACGTCCTCCGCGACGACCGGGACGACGCTCCAAACTCTCCTCCGACGGCGCCGACCCGTCCCCTCGATCGCCCCTCGCCTACCGTGAAGAGTGCGGCCCCGCCCTCAGATGCCGCCGCCGCATCCGCCTCCCACCGGCCGGCGGAGAGCAGCGACCACGGTGGCGACGGCAATGCGGCCGCCGGGGCTCGCGGGAAAAAGGCGGTTTGGACCGTGGCGCCCAGCGGCGCGAACGAGACGGGCCTGGTAATGGGGGCGGATTCCTTGGCCGCGGTGTCTGAGTCCGCGCTCAGGCCGTCCGCCAAGACTTCCGATTCGGACTCGTTGGAGTCTCTCCCGGATGGATCGTCGGCTACTGCCCCCTCG GATGGTTGCGGCACTAGCAGCAGTCCATCAGCCAATGATGTTCGTGGAGCAAATGGACAAACTCCTATTTTGCCAGGGATGCCTCCAATTGGTGGCAGAGGCCAGGAATTCTCTCCGGTGGAGATTGCCAACAGGCACAACAGGAATCCGGGTCAGCAAAGGAGAGTCGAGTTCATGCCAAGGCCGCAACGTGGTGGCTATCGCCGCGGAGGCAGCTATAATGACAGGCGAAGGGGAATCAATAGTGGCGGCCCCAGCCGCGAAGGCAATGGAAGTCGGCGGGATCATGAGCGAGGAGGCTATGATCGGAACGGCCCTCGAGGGTTTAGTAGGAGAGATCCACACATGTGGATGCCTTTGCCTCCGCAGCAGGCACAGATTCAACCACCTCCGCCGCCTCCAATGTGTTATTATATTCCCATGCCACCACATAGGCCTCCTTTCATGAGGCCCATGGTCTCCTACCCTG TtccttattatgtttattatctcCCGGTGCCACCTCCGCATCCTCAGACACCCATAAACATGCCTTTTGTTCCTCCTCAACCAGTGCCTGTTGATTACCAAGCAACgattccttttccttctcccgTTGATCATCAACAGTTGATGAGGCAGATAGAATTCTACTTTAG TGATGACAATCTCAATACTGACATTTTTCTGCGAAATAATATGGATTCTCAAGGTGGGGTTCCAATCTCCTTGGTTGCTGGCTTCAATATG GTCAAGACGTTGACAAATAATGAACCAAACAGCATACCACATATATTGACTGCTTTGCAAGGTTCAAGGAAAGTGGAAGTACAG GGTGACAAGATAAGGAGACGTGATGGTTGGGTGCCCCCTAACCGAAATCAATATGATCTCGCTTCTGGTCCCCGATCTCCTGCAACACCAGATGGTGATTCAGTCATTGCTCTCTTGCATACTTTTGGACTAGAGGGTTCTTCTAGCCAACGCAGTACGACTCCGACTGACAATGTGTGTCTTGGTAATAAATCAGCTTCTGGAAGTTCCAACAACCAGATGCAGGATGGAGTCTGA
- the LOC135616650 gene encoding monooxygenase 2-like, with amino-acid sequence MEGVADIVVVGAGIAGLAVALGLHRSGLRSLVLESSDSLRASGFAITTWTNAWRALDALGVGDALRQQHVRLEQLVAFSASSGSVTTRLSLRARGKHIGKHEVRCLKRNLLVEALAQELPHGTIRYSSKVVSVEEAGTVKLLHLADGSTLRAKVLIGCDGVNSVVAKWLGLKVPAFAGRYAARGIATFPDGHAINPEFAQHFGTGYRSGMLPCDKKSVYWFFTWTSDGEDKEMRKDAARVREFVLSKMKTAKLPEEVLHVIERSDLSGVASSPLRYRSPLNLLWGDISRGNVCVTGDAFHPMTPDLGEGGCAALEDGVVLAKCLAQALIGAGQERSEEDERRRIEAALRKYANARRWRNLDLVVTSFVVGFIQEGGNWVMNMMRDEVLSGLLAKKLLSEADFECGNL; translated from the exons ATGGAAGGCGTGGCGGACATCGTGGTCGTCGGCGCCGGGATAGCAGGGCTGGCAGTGGCGCTGGGCCTCCACAG GTCGGGGCTGCGGAGTCTGGTGTTGGAGTCATCTGATAGCTTGAGAGCTTCTGGCTTCGCCATCACCACATGGACGAATGCGTGGAGAGCGCTGGATGCGCTCGGCGTTGGAGACGCGCTCCGACAGCAACACGTCCGGCTTGAACA GCTCGTTGCTTTCTCTGCATCTTCTGGGTCTGTCACCACAAGGCTCTCGCTCAGGGCACGAGGGAAACA TATCGGGAAGCATGAAGTCAGATGCTTGAAGAGGAACCTACTGGTCGAAGCCCTGGCCCAGGAGCTCCCTCATGGCACCATCAGGTACTCATCCAAGGTGGTCTCGGTGGAGGAGGCAGGCACAGTAAAGCTCCTTCATTTAGCGGATGGATCCACTCTCCGAGCCAAG GTCTTGATCGGGTGCGATGGGGTCAACTCCGTCGTAGCAAAGTGGCTGGGCCTCAAGGTGCCAGCTTTTGCCGGGCGGTATGCGGCCAGAGGGATCGCCACTTTCCCGGACGGCCATGCCATTAATCCGGAGTTCGCGCAGCACTTCGGAACTGGCTATCGATCAGGGATGCTGCCCTGTGATAAGAAAAGCGTTTACTGGTTCTTCACCTGGACTTCTGATGGAGAAG ACAAAGAAATGAGAAAAGATGCTGCAAGGGTCAGGGAGTTCGTGCTCAGCAAGATGAAGACCGCGAAGTTGCCGGAAGAAGTTCTACACGTCATCGAGAGGAGCGACCTGAGCGGCGTCGCGTCGTCCCCCTTGAGATACAGGTCGCCGCTCAACTTGCTGTGGGGGGACATCAGTAGGGGAAACGTCTGTGTGACCGGCGACGCGTTCCATCCCATGACGCCCGACCTCGGCGAGGGCGGCTGCGCGGCCTTGGAAGACGGAGTCGTCCTGGCCAAGTGCTTGGCACAAGCTCTGATCGGTGCCGGCCAAGAGCGTTCCGAAGAAGACGAACGCCGCCGGATCGAGGCGGCGCTGCGGAAGTATGCCAACGCCAGGCGGTGGAGGAATCTTGATCTCGTCGTTACCTCTTTCGTGGTGGGATTCATACAGGAAGGTGGCAACTGGGTCATGAACATGATGAGAGATGAGGTTTTGTCTGGTTTGCTGGCCAAGAAGCTGTTGAGTGAAGCTGACTTTGAATGTGGCAACCTTTGA
- the LOC135616069 gene encoding aspartyl protease family protein 1-like has product MASQPLAALGLLLTASLLVAGADVTSLEIRHRFSDRMREWAEAHGVAGMRWPQKGTVEYYASLARHDRALRGRSLASNFSELALADGNATFLEQNLEFLYYAVVALGTPKKHFLVALNTENGWFWVPCECLQCAPTSNPIKYGQNVTLNVYSPTNSSTSRSVLCSDSICGNTCPGSNATCPYSVDYLYVNTSSSGTLVSDTLYLVTDDAAQQPVKAPVVFGCGRNQSGALLDTFAPNGVLGLGLGEMAVPSVLAAAGLVPDSFSLCFGADGVGRLDFGDRSGAGQPRTPLNMDGSSFYNISFTGIAVGNRSTAASFTAIVDSGVAFTYLSDPTYSTLTDSFHAQVQDTPHKPDPNLPFEYCYDVSGSTQSPNIPSVDLTTEGGSNFPVNYPLILVQRTTYCLAVVKNDGFNLIGQNFLEGLRVVFDRERLNFGWEKSDCYQASNSVAVPASAPAPAPAPAPAADSSPASSPDLPPDIEAPAASPPRSGAWRLSTMRRSFLLIILPLLTMAML; this is encoded by the exons ATGGCTTCCCAACCCCTCGCCGCACTCGGGCTCCTGCTCACCGCCTCGCTGCTCGTGGCGGGAGCAGACGTGACCAGCCTCGAGATCCGCCACCGCTTCTCCGACCGCATGCGGGAGTGGGCGGAGGCCCATGGTGTCGCCGGCATGCGGTGGCCCCAGAAAGGAACCGTTGAGTACTACGCCTCCCTCGCCCGCCACGACCGCGCTCTTCGTGGCCGCTCCCTCGCCTCCAACTTCTCCGAGCTCGCCTTGGCCGACGGCAACGCTACCTTCCTGGAGCAAAACCTGGAATT CTTGTACTATGCCGTGGTGGCGTTGGGGACGCCGAAGAAGCATTTCCTGGTGGCGCTGAACACGGAGAACGGCTGGTTCTGGGTGCCGTGCGAGTGCCTGCAGTGTGCTCCCACCTCCAACCCCATCAAATATGGA CAAAACGTGACCTTGAACGTCTACAGCCCGACCAACTCCTCGACGAGCCGAAGCGTACTCTGCAGCGACAGCATCTGCGGCAACACCTGCCCTGGATCGAACGCCACCTGCCCCTACTCCGTCGATTACCTCTACGTCAACACCTCCTCCTCCGGCACACTGGTCTCCGACACCTTGTACTTGGTCACAGACGACGCCGCTCAGCAACCGGTGAAAGCACCGGTTGTCTTCGG GTGCGGGCGGAACCAGAGCGGCGCGCTGCTCGACACTTTCGCCCCCAACGGCGTGCTGGGGCTCGGCCTCGGGGAGATGGCCGTCCCCAGCGTCTTGGCAGCCGCCGGACTCGTCCCGGATTCCTTCTCCCTCTGCTTCGGAGCTGACGGCGTCGGCAGACTCGACTTCGGAGACAGAAGCGGCGCCGGGCAACCAAGAACTCCGTTGAACATGGACGGCAG CTCTTTCTACAACATCAGCTTCACTGGAATAGCGGTAGGGAATCGTTCGACAGCAGCGAGTTTTACTGCCATCGTCGACTCCGGTGTGGCCTTCACTTACCTGAGCGATCCAACCTACTCAACACTCACCGATAGC TTCCATGCCCAAGTGCAGGACACCCCTCACAAGCCCGACCCAAATCTTCCCTTCGAGTACTGCTACGATGTCAG TGGCTCGACTCAATCACCCAACATTCCCTCCGTAGATTTGACGACGGAAGGTGGAAGCAACTTCCCCGTCAATTACCCTTTAATTCTCGTGCAG AGGACAACGTACTGCCTTGCTGTGGTGAAGAACGACGGATTCAATTTAATCGGGC AGAACTTCTTGGAAGGACTTCGCGTGGTGTTTGATCGCGAAAGGTTGAACTTTGGCTGGGAGAAATCGGATT GCTACCAAGCTTCCAACTCGGTTGCAGTTCCAGCTTCTGCCCCTGCCCCTGCACCAGCACCAGCACCAGCGGCAGATTCTTCTCCGGCGAGCAGTCCCGATCTTCCTCCGGACATTGAGGCCCCGGCGGCCAGTCCTCCTCGTAGCGGCGCCTGGCGTTTGAGCACCATGAGGAGAAGCTTCTTGCTGATCATCCTCCCTTTGCTCACCATGGCCATGCTCTGA
- the LOC135616652 gene encoding uncharacterized protein LOC135616652 isoform X1, which yields MAHSAAACFLPLLFTALFLLSSCRFGSGIPTRYDGFYYSGGGGDWKDVIVVDAFLDPLCPDSRDAWPPLKQVVRLYSLRLAVIVHPFPLPYHNNAFLACRALHIANKLNASSTFPLLELFFKYQERYYNGPTKSMSRSAIIDDMAKLANGAVGNFSEFLSGFEDWKTDMAARTSFKYGCTRGVAGAPFFFVNGFLLPDAGSALDLETWISIIGPLVKNQREQISVQPKELRRIELETDEP from the exons ATGGCGCATAGCGCTGCTGCTTGTTTCCTCCCACTCCTCTTCACGgcgctcttcctcctctcctcgtgCAGGTTCGGCTCCGGAATCCCGACCAGGTATGACGGCTTCTACTACAGCGGCGGAGGAGGGGATTGGAAGGACGTTATCGTGGTGGACGCCTTCCTGGACCCGCTTTGCCCCGACAGCAGAGACGCGTGGCCGCCGCTGAAGCAGGTCGTCCGACTCTACTCCCTTCGTCTCGCCGTCATCGTCCATCCCTTCCCCCTACC TTACCATAACAATGCTTTTCTTGCCTGTCGTGCTCTTCATATTGCAAACAAGCTGAATGCATCATCAACATTCCCCTTACTGGAATTGTTCTTCAAATATCAG GAGAGGTATTATAATGGACCCACAAAAAGCATGTCAAGATCTGCTATAATTGATGACATGGCTAAGCTCGCCAATGGGGCTGTTGGAAACTTTTCCGAATTCCTCTCAGGTTTTGAAGATTGGAAGACTGATATGGCAGCAAGAACCTCCTTTAAG TATGGGTGTACAAGAGGGGTCGCTGGCGCACCGTTCTTCTTTGTTAATGGATTTCTGTTGCCTGATGCTGGATCAGCCCTCGACTTAGAGACATGGATAAGCATCATCGGCCCACTGGTGAAGAATCAAAGGGAACAG ATAAGTGTTCAGCCTAAGGAGTTGAGGAGGATCGAGTTGGAAACAGATGAACCTTAA
- the LOC135616652 gene encoding uncharacterized protein LOC135616652 isoform X2, which translates to MAHSAAACFLPLLFTALFLLSSCRFGSGIPTRYDGFYYSGGGGDWKDVIVVDAFLDPLCPDSRDAWPPLKQVVRLYSLRLAVIVHPFPLPYHNNAFLACRALHIANKLNASSTFPLLELFFKYQERYYNGPTKSMSRSAIIDDMAKLANGAVGNFSEFLSGFEDWKTDMAARTSFKYGCTRGVAGAPFFFVNGFLLPDAGSALDLETWISIIGPLVKNQREQWLCRYGPSI; encoded by the exons ATGGCGCATAGCGCTGCTGCTTGTTTCCTCCCACTCCTCTTCACGgcgctcttcctcctctcctcgtgCAGGTTCGGCTCCGGAATCCCGACCAGGTATGACGGCTTCTACTACAGCGGCGGAGGAGGGGATTGGAAGGACGTTATCGTGGTGGACGCCTTCCTGGACCCGCTTTGCCCCGACAGCAGAGACGCGTGGCCGCCGCTGAAGCAGGTCGTCCGACTCTACTCCCTTCGTCTCGCCGTCATCGTCCATCCCTTCCCCCTACC TTACCATAACAATGCTTTTCTTGCCTGTCGTGCTCTTCATATTGCAAACAAGCTGAATGCATCATCAACATTCCCCTTACTGGAATTGTTCTTCAAATATCAG GAGAGGTATTATAATGGACCCACAAAAAGCATGTCAAGATCTGCTATAATTGATGACATGGCTAAGCTCGCCAATGGGGCTGTTGGAAACTTTTCCGAATTCCTCTCAGGTTTTGAAGATTGGAAGACTGATATGGCAGCAAGAACCTCCTTTAAG TATGGGTGTACAAGAGGGGTCGCTGGCGCACCGTTCTTCTTTGTTAATGGATTTCTGTTGCCTGATGCTGGATCAGCCCTCGACTTAGAGACATGGATAAGCATCATCGGCCCACTGGTGAAGAATCAAAGGGAACAG TGGCTGTGTCGATATGGTCCATCCATATAG